GCTGGAGAACCTTGTGGTGCTCTGCGTCATCTTCCAGTCCCGCACCCTCCGCTGCCGGCCGTCCTATCACTTCATAGGCAGCCTGGCTGTGGCTGACCTGCTGGGAAGTGTCATATTTGTCTACAGCTTTCTGGACTTCCATGTTTTCCACAGGAAGGACAGCCccaatgtttttctcttcaagCTGGGTGGAGTCACGGCATCGTTCACTGCATCTGTGGGAAGCCTTTTCCTCACGGCTATTGACCGCTACATCTCCATACACCGGCCTCTCGCCTATAGGCGCATAGTGACACGGACCAAGGCTGTCATTGCCTTTTGCGTGATGTGGACCATCTCCATCGTCATTGCAGTGCTACCTCTGCTGGGCTGGAATTGTAAACGTCTCAATTCTGTTTGCTCAGACATATTCCCTCTAATAGATGAGAACTACCTGTTGTTCTGGATCGGTGTGACCAGCGTGCTGGTTCTTTTCATCATCTACGCCTACATATACATCCTGTGGAAGGCACACCATCACGCTGTGCGCATGCTCAGCCGTACCTCCCAAAAGAGCCTTGTTGTTTACTCAGCAGATGGGACTAAAGTGCAGACCGCACGCCCTGAGCAGACACGCATGGACATCCGTCTGGCCAAGACCCTAGTGCTCATCCTGGCGGTGCTGGTCCTGTGCTGGGGCCCAGTGCTCGCCATCATGGTCTATGACCTCTTCTGGAGGATGGATGATGACATCAAGACAGTATTTGCGTTCTGCAGCATGCTCTGCCTGCTCAACTCCACTGTCAATCCAATAATCTACGCCTTGAGGAGCAAGGACATGCGGCACGCCTTCCTTAGCTCCTGCCATGCCTGCAGGGGCAGTGCCCAGCAGTTGGACAATAGCCTCGAGTCAGACTGCCAGAACAGAAATGCCAACATTTCTGCCAACAGGGCTGCAGAGAGCTGCGTGAAGACCACTGTGAAAATAGCTAAAGTAACAATGTCTGTGTCAACTGAAACTTCTGCAGAGGCTGTCTAATTGGCCATCAAAGGGTAAACTGTAAATGTCATCTTCCCCGAATAATGCCATTTAACACAATAAAGCAGAGGTTAGATATCCTAGAGAAATAAAATCCTCGACTTACATCCTCTCATAGGTCAATGGTTGCATTACTTTACGTTGGTCTGTGAGTACATGGTGTTGGTCATGGCGTTGGTCTGTGAGTACATGGTGTGCCAAAGTGCCAAACTGTATTGCAAGTTCATAGGAAGGACTCGCAATTTGAAAGGATTATCAAAGACTATCATAAGTCTACTATTAACCACAGACTTCATGATGTCCAGTTAGTGAAggcatattatatttttgtactgTGAATTcaggttttgaaaaaaaaatatctccatTTATGGGATAAGGGGctactgacatttttaatttgagatgttttactgtgttgtttaggctttaaaatgtatcttgCACCATACATATAACAAATCTTCTTGTCTTGACTTTCTACAGGCTTCATGTACATGTTGCATAGAGACATTTCTTTGAGggaatgataaaaataaagttcaaaTGACTCTGATTGTTTATTTCCaaaatttacattaaaacatctcATTTTAGTACATCTTCTGACAACACTCAGTGAGTGGCAAACTGCAtgaagacattttgagaaatgactttataaaaataaaaaatacacctTTATCACCATCACAAATGAGATGGAGGTAAATGGATTCGCAGCTTTTGAGTGTGTCAAATTGCTTTTTCTGTGGCAGAGAGACGATCGTCCCTGTTGTCCTCTTCTTTAACCGCTCGCTGTTAGACCTATAGAGTAACGTGTCTTTGTTCAAATATGTACCTAACAGCTGTACAGTCTTTTCTTGCAAAAATATAGTGTTCAAATCGACTCCTTCAGCTATACAGCCAAcaagacaacaacaataacaacaacaacaacaagcttTTGGCCAAAGCTAGAACGCATCACAGCTGAATTTGGACGCAGTGTGCTGGTCACTACTGTAACAAACTGAAATAGTTTCTGTGCTGCTTTTATCAAATGTAAGATTTATTgccttgtatgtgtgtgatacCTTGTGACTTGATGATATATTTCCAAACCCAAGCCTTTTGATCATTGCAGTGAGTTGTTTTAGTGCCACTGTTGCAGGGGGGcatcatttagaaaaaataaaagcaaccCAAGCACAGGCCTAGTGCAGTACTTTTAGCGtaacactaaataaaaatatgtctgCTGTCAATTTTACTTATCCTAACAAAGAAACAAGGGTCTTCTGATTAGCTGGTAACTGGGAagtctgtgtgtatgcattGTGTGGAAACTCAACAACTGACCTTACAAAAGAATCTGAGAAATTGTGATTTTTCTAATAGATGATGTAGAACTTTTAATCTAAAAATCTCACAGCACAATTGTTCTGTAGACATTTATCTTGGTGTGAAGTTATCCAGACCGCTGTTTATCAGTATGCTTTGCTGCCTCTTGTGTTATTGAGTATTGAAGATCAAAATGTCAACTGTCAAGTGGCTTCTGTACAGTGGTGGCATAATGAGGAATCTATGACTTAAAAACCACAATCAGtccagtgtttttattattgctgttttgaaacatttgaataaagttGCAGCTGGTTGTCATTTTGCCTTCAGTTATTTGATTGATTAGTTGATGGTGGGAAACAGGAGGTTTCAGCACATGTCGCTCAATTCATCCAACAATGACTGATTCAAGAGGAACAGAGGCTGAGAGGAAGCCAAGCCATGATCTGACTTCAAGCTAAAGGCATCTGTGAGGTTTCAGTGCCCCCTTGTGGAAGATATGTCATTGCCAATGGTGGCAGCCTTTACAAAGGAGTGGTTACTTCTTGTAACCCCAAAAGGGAAAAATTGCAAGACAATAGCTACCACAGCATCCTCTGGTGTCAGAGGACGCTGTGGTAGCTATTGTCTTGCAATTTCTCTGACACAACATCTGCTCTGCCCTTTTCATCTCTTGGCTATGTTCACACAGATGTCACCAGGATTGTGTTCATTTATCTATCAAATACTCCCATCTGCAGGTTTACTCTACCACGTGTAAAAGTCTCAATAAGACATTTTCTTGACGTTTTTCATATACCAAACAAATAGCTGAGAGAACAAgtggcagattaattgataatgaaaataatattttgttgcagTCCTAGATGGTACCAAGCTGCAGGAGTCTTTAATGGCGTAGCACTTACAAATCAAAGTATAACACCATTACTTAACagaaatattgatattgtttAACAACATTTGGTAAACGTTACAGCTTGACACTGCAAAATGATGACACAAAAAGTAAAGTTTAGTGAAGTCCTATGGCTGGAGGACACGTGTTGAAATACCACACATCCTCCTCCATTTTTGTACAGTTTACATACGTTTGAAGTGTGGTTGAGGAAGTGGTAATGATGGAAGGGAAATGTCTCAAACTTTTGGTTGTGTGTGCAGTTGGTCGTGTGttgttttcaaattaaaatgtacaaGCCAGACAGGGAGTTTTGAAGCAAGAGTAAGCTTTGAAAAGTCCAAGTGCATTAGGCATTAGTACTAGGCTACTCTTAGGCCAAGTCCTTTATTTGATCAATAATTATTCATCATACTAAATCATACCCTGATACCCCACTGCAGAAGTATTTGTCTTTTGGAAAACTAAATTCATTCATACATTATCCACAGACAATTAGTTGGCTACTCATTTTAAAGGtgtactttcattttaatttataatttcaaatgttttcattcttaGGCAGCATTATTATTTCTTCTGAACCAGAAATACGCTCCTAATTCTATACCATGGGTTCACATTAAATATTTGATCTGTACTCATAAATATGGCtgagaaataacatttaatatctACACATTATAATTGTTCTTCTTTGCATTTTAGTCAAATCCTCATACTAGGTCattttgtgtacattttaatGCTCATATAGTGTGATATAGTATGTTCTTAAAAACTAACTGTAAGTATTAtacttagttttttttaacattaaagaagGCTTTTACTGCTTTTGTGCAAACGTTTTAAGTGAAAATGAAACTCTGACGTTGTTTGGGGGGtttgtaagaaaacaaaacatttgaaaagcagaAGAATTTCAACATCATCGGGAAATGTAGTATTTAAGCTACTAAAACAATGAACGCGATCGGGAACAAAAACTACAAGTCCCAGTAATAGCCATGTCTTTGCGCATGCTCATAACCGATCAATCCAGACGGAACAAGGTAGCTAAACTACTCTGAGCCGTTTATGGGTGCAACTCGGAGCAAGTCCTGCTAAATCTGCAATCATCCGATTGTATAGAAAGCTTATTGTAGCGTATTCTATCACAATCCGCTCTAGATATATCTGGCAACGTAATCTGTGTGAGATTAATCAGCAGAAGGCAACAGGAGACGAAAATAGTGCGAATTTGTCGGCTGACCGGAATCTCTCCTGCCGTTTGACctagctaacgctagctagcacCAGCGGCACAGACCGGGGCCCAGCTCAGCAACTCTCCTAGATAAAAGGGCATTTTAGCCTTTCGGTCTTACGTTTTTTTAGACACATTTCAGCGTGATGGCTTGTGGGGCTACCCTGAAAAGGACTCTGGACTTTGATCCAATAATGAGCCAGGCTTCACCTAAGAGAAGGAGGTGCGCCCCGATCTCTTCTCCAGTCTCCTCACCACAGAAGTATTTGAGGATGGAGCCCTCCCCGTTCGGGGAAGTGTCGTCCAGACTCACCACAGGTAACATTTTAAAcctacattttgaatttaaaagttGTGTCAAATGCAGGATGGTAAATCCAGTATACACTGTAACCTGGACAAAGTTAGCATCTCCATTAGCATACCCTAAGTTCCCACGTTACTGGTGTctggttaaaacaaaacacacgtCATTGATCAAATTGTTGCTGCTGCCTGTCGGTGGACATTGTACACGATGTCATGGGCATTTGTATGGCCCAGTTGTAAATTCGCATACATTTTGTAGCAGCTTTCTTTTTATGAATGACAGTTTATAATGTGATGGAGGCTTTGTGTAAGTCAAGTGTGGGAATAGCAGGAAACTAAGGTTTGTGATGATTTTGAGTAATTAACAGATGATGGTGTATTCGATGCTCACTGATTTCTGGCTTATGATAAACACCATCTCCTCAAATGATTTAAGTCATGCTTTATCTCAATATATCAGCAAGGCCACATGGAAGTATCAACATTGCTTTGTGTCCACACAGTTGCAGCACCTCTGTACAAAGATGCCTCTTTTACAATGGAGTAAATATTTTCCTTCCTATTTCAGAGGAAATTCTCCACAACATCAAACAGGAGTATAAGCGGCTGCAGAAACGACGACACCTGGACAGTGCTTTCCAGCAGGCAGACGGCTGCTGTCCTCTGGATCTGCACAATGTTCACAGTGGACCCGCCCTACCAGGTAGCTGGCATCTTTTTGAGGATATTTCCTATTTTTTCACAAATCGGTGAACTTAATACACCTATTATACACCAATCATTTTACTGATCAACTCAAACATACGTTTATTATGATCTGGTTAGTTTAGTTCCTGGTTATGATGACAACATGGATGCCATTATGGACCATAGCACATGGTTACAAGCCTGAAATTCAGATTGAATAGACATTTTGTCACCAATTTATAAAATCAGTCTGAAATTGCCTTCTTCTTAGCCATGTTCACTCGGTAGGCAATTTGATTTGGCACACCCAGTGATGCTTTGGCATGTTTACTTTTGATTTGTAAACTACAATGGGAAATCCCTTATCCTTTGCCAATTCCTAGCAGCTTATCCTTCCACCTTTTAACAACCTCACTCTGTGGAAAAAGTGAAATGGAGTGACGCTCCTAAGGGAAGTGTACATCAGGTGTTGCAGATTAACGAGGAGCATAATTATGTTGCCATACCTGCTTTGCATTAAAACTGGAAAATTTCTGTGTACCGTCTATTGTATCATTAGCCATACCAAGTTACAGCGTtgttactgtgtttttaaatgtcatgtgtcTAGAATTAATTGTATGACATTAACTCCCCTAGGTACATCCTCCGGTGCCTTATCTCCCACCAGAAAAGAGCAGCCTCTTTTTTCCCTCAGACAGGTTGGGATGATCTGTGAAAGACTGCTGAAAGAGCGAGAGGACAAAATCCGTGAAGAGTACGATGAAATACTGACTACAAAACTTGCAGGTatggtgttattttttttaaaggtatagAAAACTATTTGTAGAGATTAATCCATACCGTGTGCCAATCAATGTGTTTATTCTTCCAACAGAGCAATATGATGCTTTTGTCAAATTCACTCATGATCAACTGATGCGGAGGTTTGGAGAGCAGCCTGCCAGCTGtgagtatatttattttaaaatcacactTGTAACTCATTAATGGGTCTCTACGAAATTTGTCTCTGCGGTTTTGTCTTTTCGGTCATCCACGATTTATGACATGATTAAGAACACATTTAAAGTCAGAGCAATGTATAGACatgatattgatattgtgaAACTAGATATCATCTTGGATTTTTGATATCTTGATAtggcatacatttttttctggttttaatggctgcattacagtaaagatGTCATTTTTCAGAGTTCACCATCCTGGTTCCAcctgttcttttattttcctttacccacttagtcattatagctacattactgatgattattaataaaaagatCTCATTGTTAAGATGTGACAGCACCAATAGTCAACCCTACAAAATCATTGCAATATTCATATCTAGCTATTTGGTTTAAAATATATTAGCATTTGATTTTCTCAATATCCCCTAGTCCTACATTTAGGAATAGAGTTGGCTGTTTTTTAAGTACTAGTTCCGACTTGGAAGCAGATTCTAGATTCATCAAACTGGGCATTTTTTACACATTGTTATTGATTCCTGAAAGTAAACATTGGTCCTGCTGTTCATCTGTCTACACTAGCTGTTACACAAGACTCATGAGTTAGTCACTGCATGCgttaagtgttttttcacaGCGGACTGTATCTTGCTGTGTAATGTGTTGCTTAGCTTCACAATTAACAGTAGCTGTATGCCAAATATAATAGTGCAGGAGGGCCGACTTGACTGTCTTAATGAAACAGTAATTTGTGCTGTAAAGAAggcctgtttttttaaaaaagaatttttttattaaatccacTTGTCTTACTCTGACCGACACAGGTCAAACGTTCAACTTACAGTGCTGAGCTCTGAAGCCATCTCCTGATATGATATGGGTCAATATTCTAGCGTCCTCATTCTTGTCTTATTTGTCCTCCACAGATGTTTCCTGAGTTTCAGCGTCTGATATTGAAGAATGCAATTTGTTGCAGGCTACTCCAGGGACTTTGTCTGGTTGGACTTTTCTCCTAGCTGTGCCATATCGCCTCTATGTGGACTCAGTTTGTGGTATCCACATTTGCTGTGTCTACCAGAGTTAAGAGGGTTTCCTGCTGCCAACTGATATAGGACTCTCTGTGACTCTACCAGTGGCCTCTTAACTGCCGTGTCAAtatttatttggcttttttctGATGCCTTCATAAAAGGCTGACTGCCACCACAAACTTGgcctttttaatattattttttatgttaaattctGTTATCTCACAGAGAGGATGTTAGTTGTGCAACTTCTCTAtatgtacattttgaaaaggTATTGAACATTGACGAGTGGATAAACCAAGAATGCCTTTAGACTGGCCTCCAGGAAGAGACATCTTGGctttttcagctttgtttttaaactgtacTGGCAATTACTGTTATAACATTTGTatacactgtattttttttgtgtgacttttgtTTACTGTACCAAAATTTCCTGATTTCATTTGCTGTAGGTATAAAGGGGCTTTGATTCaagaaaagacaataaaaaaagtgtttacaCAAGtataagtgtttttcttttttttttctatgtatgACTGTAAGAAGGGATCACACAAATCTTATAAGCTTTACTGTTTTCTACATGCTTCCACCATACTgctttgaattttgtttttgtttgtctttatcttAAATGTCCAAACAACTTAATCTCTTTTCACAAACTGTCCCCTTTATATGGGATAAGTTGATGACACTCCTGTCAGTTGTCACTGGGCCCATATCTTCTGCAGGGAATTGTaatgatttttgttgtttttcaactCTGGGTCACTGAAAGGGCTCTGACCTAACAATGTCTCAATTTCCATCAGAAAGAAATGTCTTAAGCAGGCGGTGGGACCTAGAAAGCAGCAGTCtttgaaaagtataaaaagcactctgctcaaaatgtattgataatGAATgtgattcaatttttttttttttaatgaattcaatatttttcatttaacttttttttactgttttataagAGGCATATCCTCTAGTAACAATTATCAACTCGTTTTGGCTCAAAATGCTCGAACTCTCATTGCACCAATCTGAATGTACCAACGTAATATTTAGAACGTGATAGTTGCcggagttgttgtttttgttgccatggaaacgcCAAAGTACAGCAATCCCCACCCAACAGTCCTGATGAATTAGTTAAAATGACTTTGAGCTGTTGAACCCCTAATAAATCACAACGAGGATGCTCTACAGACTTTAACTTGGACGgttcattattttaaagttatagGACAACGTCTGAGAAACCGAAATGAAGTGTCCGAATAGGCGCTACTCGCCGTCGGGAGCAACGGAGAATATAATCGAGCACACCCGTTCTATTTGCGAACGAAGCCTGTGATTGGACAAGCTCAGAGGAAGTAGCGGGGTTAAGGCGGAAGTACAGTAGTCAATGTGAATGGATCATGCAACATTGATTGTTGCAAATTTGGCAACAAGagtatgattattatattgtttttgcacatttaacAAACATGGCTTGTTTCTTCAGAAGAAAAATAGCAGCAAAGGTAACGAAGCCGAAAGTCTTGAAATATTACACTGTCTGCTAATGCTAACTTAGCAGCATGCCTTGACCCTGGAGCAAGTCACAACAAGTCGGTTGCAAGACTTTCTGTTGATCCTTGCACATAACGGTTAGCACAGGCTctataaacaaatattgaattaaaTCTTATACCCTTTCGTGTGTCTCGATGTGTAGCTGGGCCGCACGCTGCAGCAGTCTGAGGATGCCTTCATACCAGCTCTGTCAGCAGTTCCAGTGTTTAAGAAACAGTTAAGTGTGTTTAACTCACTCCATTAGTACTCTGGTGTGCCAGTGTGAGTCAGATGCTctatatgtgtatgtttgttaaAGCTCCCTAAACTTGTACTCCGCAGGCAGACTGCTGACTTCAAACTATCAATCAGCACATTACGGATGAGTGGGATTTTACCATCCAGTGGTGACATTCAGCTGCAGACTGAAGGCTTGGCCACTCGGGTAAAGGATAAGACTTGTGTTGTCACCACGCTGTTTTAAGCTCACAAAAAGACTGCATTTCATTCTGCTATTTACAGAGGACATACACGTTGATGGggacaaaaaaagtatttttagtgCCAAGGCAAAGAGTCAACGAAATAATCTCATCTTTcataacattcatttttcagacaGCTTTGGTCAACATCAAGTATTATGTTTGCATGCCAATGCACTGTTTGCACTTTGGGGTTCAATGTTTATCTCAGTGAAACACACTACAAGTTGATTTACAGTCAGccaactttatttattgtaccatttaataattgttattccaaagaagatttattattattatagttattgcAGATCAGTCACAAAGCTGTGACCACATTTTAAACAGGAGCTAAGAAAGAGAGCTTATCACGACACAACTGTCCTCAAATTACCGCATTTGCTTCCATGTAAGgctgccttttttcttctttgcttgAATAAACTTACTTGAGATGTTATTAATGTGTGCACCTTTGTTTGTGCTTGTTGTGAATgggtattgttatttttctctttgtgttctaCATAAAGAAAAACTGAGTTTTCCTGTGTTTGAAACGTGTAATATAAAGTTGTCCTTGCTCTTTCACCTGGAACCAAAATCACAAAGTTTACTGAATAGTCCCTGCTTCATCTATGTAGATTCACTCTAAGTCTATTCTGCTTGATATAATACtggtttataaaaaaacaacagcccGTTTGTCTTCCTTTTAATCtactctgtgtttttcagttgaaGCAGGACAGTGTGGTGGAGGACatatctgctggatgtggagTGATCAACTTTAAAGTGAATCGCAAGCTTCTTGTCCAGGTTTGTCAATTTTCTTTTCCACGATGGTGGAATCAATCATCTGACTGATTCTACTGTGATTATAATCTTTTAGACTACTTATCTTTTAGAAAATGTTGGAGCCATTTGGAAAAGAGGAGGGCGAGAAATTTGGGTTAAATAGTGAACTCTTCAATACTCTCAAGAGAGGAACAACATTAGTTGAGTATAGGTATGTTTGTATAACTTATTTAACTACATGCAATGTCTTCCACTTGTAGATTATTGTCAGTCagaattaatgtgtttttatgttgcagCTCTCCAAATATAGCCAAAAAATTTCATGCTGGACACTTAAGATCTACAATTATTGGTAAGTTTTGTCTTAAATTTGATTCATTTAGTAACTGAAACCAGAACAGtgataaagcaaaataaataaaatctctaCCTCCAGGTAACTTTATTGCTAACTTAAAGCAGTGTCTTGGAAACAACGTTATTCGAATGAACTACCTCGGAGACTGGGGTATGCAGTTTGGTGAGTAAATAATGTGCTGAGTATTCAGCTGGTGTCCTCTTGTCATTAATGCTTCTCTTTGAAGGaattttattgaatttgtattccATCTTTGATTTCAGGTTTGCTGGGTGCTGGGTTTGGTCTATTTGGATGTCAGGAGAAACTGAAACAGAAT
This window of the Anoplopoma fimbria isolate UVic2021 breed Golden Eagle Sablefish chromosome 18, Afim_UVic_2022, whole genome shotgun sequence genome carries:
- the cnr1 gene encoding cannabinoid receptor 1 is translated as MKSVLDGVADTTFRTITSGLQYLGSNDANYEDPLSNVDFKAGLSLQKPLSAFRSNSFPDKVPVDEELILKGIPFFPTNATDLFGNRSTFRDETNNIQCGENFMDMECFMILTPSQQLAVAVMSLTLGTFTVLENLVVLCVIFQSRTLRCRPSYHFIGSLAVADLLGSVIFVYSFLDFHVFHRKDSPNVFLFKLGGVTASFTASVGSLFLTAIDRYISIHRPLAYRRIVTRTKAVIAFCVMWTISIVIAVLPLLGWNCKRLNSVCSDIFPLIDENYLLFWIGVTSVLVLFIIYAYIYILWKAHHHAVRMLSRTSQKSLVVYSADGTKVQTARPEQTRMDIRLAKTLVLILAVLVLCWGPVLAIMVYDLFWRMDDDIKTVFAFCSMLCLLNSTVNPIIYALRSKDMRHAFLSSCHACRGSAQQLDNSLESDCQNRNANISANRAAESCVKTTVKIAKVTMSVSTETSAEAV
- the akirin2 gene encoding akirin-2, encoding MACGATLKRTLDFDPIMSQASPKRRRCAPISSPVSSPQKYLRMEPSPFGEVSSRLTTEEILHNIKQEYKRLQKRRHLDSAFQQADGCCPLDLHNVHSGPALPGTSSGALSPTRKEQPLFSLRQVGMICERLLKEREDKIREEYDEILTTKLAEQYDAFVKFTHDQLMRRFGEQPASYVS